From the genome of Desulfurella amilsii:
ACATAATATTAACCCCGTGATACGGGATTTTTGTTATTAAATTTTGATGTTTTACGCCTGCTACATAGGGACTAGCCCACGGGACTGTCCCTTTCTCTAATGCATTTATTATTTGATTTGTTACAATTTCATATACTTTACTCATGCTTACCTCCTTTTTTTGCATAATATTTTGTTAAAAAATTATCCACATTAAAAGCTATATTACCGCATTTTAGGCATTTAAACGCTTTTGTGCGGATAGTAATGTTTTTATGTGTTATTAATGTGTCTATTTTTCTGTGAAGCGTTTTAGCTTCACAATTAGGACATCTTTTAATAACATAAAACTTCGTCATTCTTTTAATCATTTTTACCTCCAAAATAGTTTATTTATAATCTTGGGCTGTTTTGTGCCTGCCATAAACACAAGGTTCGCCCTCCACGCTACGCATACATTTATACTTATATGGCTTTTAAAAAGTATAAGTGTATGATATTTAGTTAAAAAAACCCACCAAGAATTGTCTTCCCGGTGGGTGAGTAAGTTACAAAATTAATGGATTTGGATACCCTCAGTCCAAACCTTGTATAACTCAAATACTTTGCCGGGAGTTATTTTATATCCCCAAGCAAAGTTTTCATCTTCGCCATCAAAATAGAGTTTTACTTCTCCATTTTTTAGTATTTTTGAAAATTCTATGGCAAACTCATCACAGTAACCACATACAACCTGCTTACATCGTATCTTTCGCCATACTCACAGTTTTTTGTTTCTTTAAAATACAATGTAACCATTTCGTCATTGTCAATTATTTTTGATAACTCAATAGCAAAGTCTTCTGCGTAATAATCATCATATTTCTCAACGACAATGCTATCTAAGCAATCATTATCATCTAATACAAGCTTTACATTTTCAAAGCCTTTTATAAGCTTGCATTCACTATAAAACTTATCTAATTTGCTTGTATTAATTTTTACTTTTTCATTTATTTCGTAATCAAATTCAAATAACATACTTACACCTCCTCTTCTATTGTTATTTCTTCTTCATCGTCAACCGACCAATCCATATACATTGGAACAACTGACATATGGGATACTTCGTATCCATTGCTTTCCTGCCCCATAAAATAAAAAGCTATAATACCTTCTTTGATTACTTTTGCCATTTCTACAGCAAAAGATTTACCGTCAAACTCATCGTATTCATCAACAATTATGTCTGTAAGACGGTTATTATCCATTTCAAGCTTGACATTATGAAAACCATCTATTCTTTTACAGTTTTCATAAAATTTATCTAATTTTTTTTCATTTAATATAATTTCTCCCTCATAAATTTCCCAAGCAAAAATTGATTTCATAAACACCTCCTATAAAAAATTATTTTTTTGAAATTAATTAAGAAAACAGGCTATACAGCCTGCTTTTATTCATATTCATATCTATATTGGCAATCGCTGTCTATAAAAAAGTCTATATCTCTGTTAAAACCTTTTTTCTTTGTTTTAGGTTTGTAAAGAATATAGACATTATAAGAACATAATGGAGTTAAAACTTCATCATATTCTTGTTCTCTTTTACCAACATAAATATATGGTTTTATAATGCCTTTAATATGCACTTTTAAACCTTCTTTATACGCTTTTTCAGCAATACTTTTAATTTCTTTTGGATTAAATTTTTCCCATTCCATAAATATACCTCCTACCACTCTACTCCATAAAATAGCTCAACTAATGTTGCTTTTTTAGAAGTTATCCATTTTATTTTTATTCCGCTGTATTCATTTGTATGATTGTTTTCTAAAATACGCAAATTTCTTGAACTACAAGCAATTTCTGTATGTTTTATAATGCTTGTTTTTCCGTTTTCTGTTTCAACAATTGCTATTGGAAACTTTAACTCATCTTTCTCCGCCCATAAAACATCATTCCAATAGCTAAATTTGTCAAAATAATAGTCATATCCTTCCCTTTTTAAAAGAGAAGTCCAGTTTCTACTCATATTTACCTCCTTTATACTTCTGCGGTCATTTCAACCGCAGGGATCTGTTTTACATATAATTTTGTTTTCTCAAACTTGTCATCAAAGTCAATTTGAGAAAACAACTCTTCGGCAGTTTCAATAAATATTTGCAATTGTTCTTTTGCAAATTTTACTGTCTCGTTTAAGCTATATTCACCAATCCCGTAAGTTGATTTTGATTCAAGATTGATAGTAACATTATCGTTACTATCAACATCAACATCAAAAACAATATCTTTTACAGGATTAGAAAAACTGATTTCATTAAATTTTTTTACCCACTTAATTAATGCCAATTTTTTAACGGCAATTTCAAGCAAGCTTTCATCTTTGGTTACCCATTGCCCTCTGAAATACATCATAGGGTAATTATTGCTATCATCGTAAACCTCTACCCAATACTTTTTTTCAATCTTTAAAGATTGAAAATCGTTTCTAAATGCTAAATTGTTATTCATTTACACCTCCTTAGTTTGTTTTCCATTTTGTTTCCCATACTTTATTACCTGTATTAGAGAAACAAAATATTTTTACTTCAAGTGTCCTTTTTGTTCTTAAAATTTTAAAGTAAAAATATCCTTCCTGTTTGTAGTAAAAAATATATTGTGTCGGATATTTTTCTCTTATTTTTTCTATTGCTTTTGATAATAGTTTTCCATCTGTTTCTATATTTTCTTTACCTATATAGACAACAGAACACTCATTTGCTTGCATTTGCCGCCTCCTTAAATTTTTTATATGCTTCTTCTGGATTTGTTATATTTATACTGCTTCTCAATAAATACAAATCATAATCTGATAAGTCTTTTAGCTCTATATCGTTGCGTGCCAAATATCTAAAAAGCTGTAAAGCATATACAATAATGATTGGCATAGAATTATTTACAGGCTTTGATATAGAGTAAAATCCTGCGTAGCGTGCATTATTTGCAATAGCAGTATAAAAAAACTCTAATAAATTGATTTTCCCAAGTATATTAGTCCAATGTGCAACTAATTTAAGAAAATCTTTTTTTGTTTTTTCTCTAATACTTTCAGGCATTAAAGAAAATAAATTTTCTACCTTTTCTTTTTCGGCCAATGTATAATTAGCCAATACATCTTCATTATTCATTATTGCCTCCTTATTTGTTTTATTTGTATAGATAAAAAAAAGGTGAGAAAACTACAAAAATGTAATTTTCCCACCAGCTTGTCTATCCTTACTCTTCAAGTAATTCTTGAAGAATTTGAAATTTACTTTTTTTTAATGAAGCTATGTATTCACCATAGCTATCTTTTCTCCAAACAATTTTATATTCGCTTTTTGAATTTTGAATGTTTATTAATGCATCTAAATTTTTTTGTGATACGGCAAGCGACGCTTGGCTAACATGTGCAAATAGATTACCGCTTACTGAATTATAATCGTAAGCAACCCAAAGTCTATTCCCATCGCTTTTGCTTGTCCACAAAACATTATCCCAATAGATAAATTTACCGAAACCGTAGTAAATATAGCCTTTTCTTCTTAAAAAATTGATCCACCTGTCTTGCATATACTCTGTATGTGTAGAGTATTTTTTCATTTTAAACCTCCTTGTTTTATAAGTCCGCACCTGCTTACAAAGCCTACCTTGCGGTCAGGTTAGTGTGGTTTTTATAAATAAAACCGCATTTAATCCTCTACTTTTTCGTAGTTAGGTTAGTGTGGTTTTTAACTAATTGATAAGCCACTATTGCGCTTATAGTGGCTTTAAGAAGTGAACCTAGCAGACAAATATAGCACATCTACTAGGTCTTGTTTGATAGCTGGTATATGTAAGCAATATACCAGCAAAGCTATAAGACCCTAACCACAAAAAATGCTTACTATGGTTAGGGCAATATTGATTGGTTTTTTTAATTATTTTTTTTAATTAAAGGGGAGAGATTTTTCCTTACGCTATGATTAGCGTAAGGAAAAGATTAATAAAGTCAAAAATTTAATAAAAAGTGTTCCTGTTAACCAAATAAGCCCACCGGCAATAAGTAGTTTTTTTATACTTATCGCTGAAAGTTTATTTACAGTTTTTTTGGCAGTATCAGCAACAATAAGCGCTTGCCCACATTCATGGCAGAATTTACCTCCGTCAACTTTTGCCCCACAATTAGGGCAAAAGTTAATATTTTTTTCCTCCTGCCCTTTCTGCCCTTTTGTGGCAGGATTAGGAAAACTTAAAATCATTTTTACCTCCTAAATTTTTCTCTCCCCTTCTGTAAGCAATACTAAAATACAGGTATGGCTATAAAGTATTAAAAAAAATAAAAAAAACCTGTATAATATTGCTTGTAGAAAGGGAGAAAACCCTTTTAAAAAATACCACTCAAAAGTGGCAAACATACCGCTCAGAAGCGGTCAAACTATCTATCTCAACTCAACAAACCGCTCAAAAGCAGTCCGTTTCGCAGGATAGCCTAAAATCGTCTTTGTGTCAACAATAGGGTAAAAACCCTACGGTTCAGATGATTATAATATATCACAAATTTTCAAAATGTCAAGATAAAAAATGTAAAATATGATTTTTTTTAAAATATTGTAGTTATTAGGCTTTTTAATATTTTTACTAAATAATTAATGTAATTTTTTTTATTTCTAAATAATAAAAAATCAATAGCAAATTAATATTAAATAATTCATATTAATTATTTTATTTATATAATTTGACTTTTTATAATTAAAAGATATAATATTTTATAATAATTATGTCTGCGGGAGGTAAACAAGTGGACGAAAAAGACAAGAAAAAAATTAGCCATATAATAGAACTTCTACGCAATCACGGTATCTATATTACCACTCTTACATTACAAGAAATAATTAAAGACAGTATGACTTCGGAAAACAAAGTAGACTACACATCTTTTTTTAAAAAACTAATCGGCACAGGCATTGTTACCGAAGAACTCCTTACGCAGGTATTAGCAGAAATGGACGGAGTAGAATATTACGATTATTTTCTTAATAAAGAAATAATAGACAAAGATATAATAAGCTACTTTCATCAAGACGCATTCAGCATATTCAGACAATTTTTCTTTGTTCCTTTAGAAGTAGAATTTGATAAAGTCAATAAACAAATTAATATAAGTTTTGGTATGAAAAACCCAAGCAATAAGCTTCATCAATCTAAAATTGACGAAGTATTGGCTCTTTTGTTTAATTTAGACCCAAAATACAAAGATTGGAAAATTAACAAATATACTTATATTGTGTCCCCGTCAGCCTTAGAGGACTATTACTTTCATTTTTTGCAGAAAATTACAGATGATGACCTTAACGAAGCAAGAGATAAAATAAGCGTCAACTTGGTAACAGAAGACGATGCAGAAAGAACAAGAAGCGTTCAAGAGTTTTTACAGAAAATTATAGCAAAAGCAGTATTTGAGGGTGTTTCAGATATACACTTTGAACCTTCCGATGACGGCAAAGGACGCATAAAGTTTAGGAAAAACGGCATCTTGATTCCGATACTAAGTATGAGTATTAGACAATACGCAAATGTCTTAACAGCGCTTGCGTTAAACTGTTCCAGCACGATAACTTCAACATCAACATTGCCGATGGACGGACGCATTGAAGAAAAACCAGAACAAAACGCAGGCTTGCTTGAATTATTGAAAGTCAATTACAATATAACTAATGTTGACTATCGTGTGTCTTATATACCAAACGCTTTAAATAATACGCCGAATGTTGCTAATTATTCGGTAGTTATAAGAATTTTATCAAGGCGTGGAGGAATACCAACATTAGAACAGCTTGGCTTTAATGCAGAAATTAAAAAAGAAATATCTTTTATAAGCGAAAAAGCGCATGGTATTTTCTTAATTACGGGACCGACAGGTTCAGGTAAATCCACTACGCTTTATTCTATTTTATCAAGAGTAAACGCAACAGAAAAAAACATAGTAACGATTGAAGACCCTGTGGAATATAGAAACTCAATGTGGAAGCAGGTTCAAGTAAATGAAAAAGCGGTTAAAGAAGAAGACAGGCTTACTTTTTCAAATGCCATAAAACACTTTTTAAGGCACGATCCTGATGTAATTCTGCTTGGTGAAGTCAGAGATACAGAAACAGCAAAACAGGCTATTATAGCGGCAAATACAGGGCATTTGGTATTATCTACTCTCCACACAAATGACGCTCCAAGCGCAATATCAAGGCTATTAAACCTAAATATAGATATTTTTGATATGCTAAACAGCGTAATAGCCATTTTAGGACAAAGGCTTGTTAGAAAAGTTTGCCCTAACTGCGCTATAAAAGAACCTGTTAGAAAAACTGATTACGAATGGCTTAAAAAGGAATTAAACCGAACTTTATCAAATGTTATTGATGTCAACAGCGAAGATTATCTTTTTACCGATGAAGTGTTATACGCAAACCCGAATGGCTGTGATAAATGCCATCATACAGGCTATACGACAAGAAGTGTCATCTCTGAAATCTGTATTTTAGACCAAGAAGTTAAAAGTGCCATTGTAAACAAAAATTTTGACCTAATATATAAATCAATGATAAACTTTTACAAGTATAATACGCTTTTACTCTCTGGAATTGAAAAAATTAAAAACAAATACACTACCTTTGATGAGATTAAGCGTGTAATCTAGGAGGCTTAATGAGAAAAACTATTCTTGTAATAGCTTGCATATTTGCTTTTGTGATTAATGTAAAAGCAGATGTCTTTCAAAAAAGCGGAAACGTGCAGGTAATTGCTATGAACGAATACAATGAAAACTCAATGCAACCTTCCGACAATAACCCTTATTTTTTTGTCAACAGCCACTACCAGAAAACAAGCAGAAAAACTTCCTATACAGGTAAAAAGTATTCTTATTACAAAACAAACTACACTTCAAATAATTACAGCTATTTATTTAAAGAAATAGGCAGTAAATACAATTTAGACCCTAAATTGCTGTATGCAATCGCAGTAACAGAAAGCTCTCTTAACCCTAATGCGATTAATTACAATACTAATGGAAGCATAGACTACGGACTTATGCAGATTAACTCCTGCCACTTGCCTACTTTATCTAAATTTGGTATTGATAAAAATAGTTTGTTTCAACCACAGACAAACATTACTGTTGGGGCTTGGATTTTATCCAAGTGCGTCAACAAATACGGTTACTCTTGGAATGCTATTGCCTGCTACCATATGGGTAGCGGAAGTTTAGACAACAGGGAAGCTTTACGCTATGTGTGGCAAGTTTATGAAAACTTAAAAGGATAGTTTTATGCTTATAAAAAGGGATTATAAGCGGATTATAGACGAACTCTATAAAATAGACGGCAAAATGGTTTTTATTGACTGTTTTGTGGACAACTACGATTACAAGTCTTTCAGTATTGATTACAAACCGCTTTTGGCAATGCAGGTTACGCAGGATAATTTTATTGAAATTATAGCTGAAATTGTAAACAAAATCATAAACAAAAGCGGAAACTATAAAGAACTTTTAGATAAGCTAATTTCACGCAACAATACTTATATCAAGACAGCAACCTATGATAAGCTGAATTTTGAACAGCTGAAAGAAATTCTTGACGAACATTATATGCCGAGTATCCATAAATATGGTGTAACGCCAGATATGATGTTGCTTTATTATTTCAGCAAGCATATTTTTAATAACGAAATAATAAATAAATTAGTAGACTACTATAAAACAGTATACAAAAAGCTTTTGGAAAATGAAAAACAGTATCAGAAAACAGGCTCTAATTTTTTTAAAGACAGCGAAAAACTATCTTTGGAAATGCTTGAACTTAACAATTTTGCCGATGAACGCTATGTAGATGTCGGTGAAATTGATTGGAACGGCATTGGAACAAAATTTGACTGCGTTTATGACAATGAAAACAAAGCTTTTAACGGTGTTAAGCGTGGCATAATGCTTTTTCTAAGTTCAAAACTATATATATTCTCTGAACTCTACGCAAAAAACGATACTTTCTACACTATTTTAAAACAGTTTTGGGCTAAACTTAACGCTTTTAGGGAAAAACAGGAATTAATAGTAAAACAAACTGCTTTTCTTAAAGAAGAAAACGCTAATTTAAAAGATAAATACCAAAAAGCAAAAAAACAGTTATTGGAATTTGAAAAAGTAACTTCTCAAATCAAAAACGAAAGCGATAAAACAAAAGATAAACAGCTTACAGAGTTAACCAAAGAAAACAGCTACTTAAAATCACGAATAGAAACGCTTGAGAGTAAGATAGAAGAGTTGCTACAAGCGCAGGAAATCAATAAAACTATTGCAGAAAACATTGAAATTAAAGAAAGCAATATTATAGAATTTACCAAAGAATTGCCAGAATATCAAAATATAGTAATTTTAGGGGGCAATTGGAACTCAAAAGAAAAAGAAACTCTGCAAAAAGCCCTTCAAACCTGCTATATAGAATTTATAGACGCAGAAAAAACACTTACCAAAATAGATAAGGTAGTTAATGCGGATATAGTTATCTTTGATACAAGCCGAAACGCACACGC
Proteins encoded in this window:
- a CDS encoding zinc ribbon domain-containing protein: MILSFPNPATKGQKGQEEKNINFCPNCGAKVDGGKFCHECGQALIVADTAKKTVNKLSAISIKKLLIAGGLIWLTGTLFIKFLTLLIFSLR
- a CDS encoding GspE/PulE family protein, whose translation is MDEKDKKKISHIIELLRNHGIYITTLTLQEIIKDSMTSENKVDYTSFFKKLIGTGIVTEELLTQVLAEMDGVEYYDYFLNKEIIDKDIISYFHQDAFSIFRQFFFVPLEVEFDKVNKQINISFGMKNPSNKLHQSKIDEVLALLFNLDPKYKDWKINKYTYIVSPSALEDYYFHFLQKITDDDLNEARDKISVNLVTEDDAERTRSVQEFLQKIIAKAVFEGVSDIHFEPSDDGKGRIKFRKNGILIPILSMSIRQYANVLTALALNCSSTITSTSTLPMDGRIEEKPEQNAGLLELLKVNYNITNVDYRVSYIPNALNNTPNVANYSVVIRILSRRGGIPTLEQLGFNAEIKKEISFISEKAHGIFLITGPTGSGKSTTLYSILSRVNATEKNIVTIEDPVEYRNSMWKQVQVNEKAVKEEDRLTFSNAIKHFLRHDPDVILLGEVRDTETAKQAIIAANTGHLVLSTLHTNDAPSAISRLLNLNIDIFDMLNSVIAILGQRLVRKVCPNCAIKEPVRKTDYEWLKKELNRTLSNVIDVNSEDYLFTDEVLYANPNGCDKCHHTGYTTRSVISEICILDQEVKSAIVNKNFDLIYKSMINFYKYNTLLLSGIEKIKNKYTTFDEIKRVI
- a CDS encoding lytic transglycosylase domain-containing protein codes for the protein MRKTILVIACIFAFVINVKADVFQKSGNVQVIAMNEYNENSMQPSDNNPYFFVNSHYQKTSRKTSYTGKKYSYYKTNYTSNNYSYLFKEIGSKYNLDPKLLYAIAVTESSLNPNAINYNTNGSIDYGLMQINSCHLPTLSKFGIDKNSLFQPQTNITVGAWILSKCVNKYGYSWNAIACYHMGSGSLDNREALRYVWQVYENLKG